From the Plasmodium vivax chromosome 5, whole genome shotgun sequence genome, one window contains:
- a CDS encoding RAD protein (Pv-fam-e) (encoded by transcript PVX_089820A) codes for MAKFFNLKKFGLSRCITSLIVLVNIFLMENACMWSPNKNEISKLQARGTGPRQLAESSTDVENSFSTKLHQKEKHNEIEEGEEEASISNTSKLPFGCKESEINRNLTIDELNKLITSCLFFVSNQKAFVVFHHYTNYLRSCFHNMMDDLLYHFSKSAKQHGVSE; via the exons atggcgaaattttttaatttaaaaaaattcgggTTGTCAAGATGCATCACGTCGCTGATCGTTCTGGTGAACATCTTCCTTATG GAAAATGCTTGCATGTGGAGCCCCAATAAGAACGAAATATCCAAATTGCAGGCACGTGGCACGGGCCCAAGGCAGTTAGCAGAATCGTCGACAGACGTAGAAAATTCTTTCTCCACTAAATTGcaccaaaaggagaaacacaacgaaattgaagaaggagaagaagaagccagCATTTCAAATACCTCTAAGCTACCATTCGGATGTAAAGAGTCAGAAATTAACAGAAATCTAACCATCGATGAGCTAAACAAACTAATCACCTCCTGTTTATTTTTCGTAAGCAATCAAAAAGCCTTCGTCGTATTCCACCACtatacaaattatttaaGGTCCTGCTTCCACAACATGATGGATGATTTGCtatatcatttttcaaaatcagCAAAACAGCATGGAGTGTCagaataa
- a CDS encoding RAD protein (Pv-fam-e) (encoded by transcript PVX_089825A): MANRFELKKVFFVPPRCFFLTCLILLNGVLLNISSSSRASPSPELAEHGRCPRNLSEASELVEESNAQIELEENLSENENDDGTDEDPSSGELPFGCKRSDLSKKLKKWQLRNLLLSGGFILIKKKKTYIIYYYYNQYLKKKYYLMMNRLVRKFTEEALKNGMSEEERMAHLMEFYPGLTKDLEVMEKIFEKKFYTFIQKKKIWYSELEAFIVRFKKLWMKEMKKCELKWTTILAKKIIQSQVRAVSEA; encoded by the exons atggcaaaccgtttcgaattaaaaaaagtttttttcgTACCCCCCAGATGTTTCTTCCTAACGTGTTTGATCCTACTAAATGGTGTATTGCTC AATATTAGTAGCTCGTCCAGAGCGTCTCCCTCACCCGAATTAGCAGAACATGGTAGATGTCCACGAAATTTATCGGAAGCTTCAGAGTTGGTAGAAGAATCCAACGCACAAATCGAATTGGAAGAAAATCTGAGTGAGAACGAAAACGATGACGGCACAGATGAAGACCCTAGCAGTGGCGAACTCCCATTCGGGTGCAAACGATCAGACCttagcaaaaaattaaaaaagtggcaATTACGCAATTTGCTCCTTTCCGGtggttttattttgataaaaaaaaagaagacatATATCATATACTACTACTATAACcagtatttaaaaaaaaaatactatttGATGATGAACAGGTTAGTGCGAAAATTTACAGAGGAggcattaaaaaatggaatgtcAGAAGAAGAACGAATGGCGCATTTAATGGAATTCTACCCGGGACTTACAAAAGACTTGGAagtgatggaaaaaatttttgaaaagaaattttacacttttattcaaaaaaaaaaaatatggtatTCAGAACTTGAAGCATTTATTGTTCGCTTCAAAAAGTTGTGGATGAAGGAGATGAAAAAGTGTGAGCTCAAGTGGACTacaattttggcaaaaaaaataatccaaTCGCAAGTCAGGGCGGTGTCGGAAGCGTAG